Within the Emys orbicularis isolate rEmyOrb1 chromosome 5, rEmyOrb1.hap1, whole genome shotgun sequence genome, the region TCCCAGAAATTTGTGCAAAAATCACTGGTATCCCACAAAACACTGAACACATCCCACAAGGCATTGAGCTGGATGGCGGCATGGGGAACGCTATTGTCTGTCTGTCCCATGGTGCACCGCATTTTACATTGACCTGCTTTGGCAGCTGTATGCTGACTAAGTTGTGTTGAGACAACTTTccagtatagacatggccttagcagTACTCAAACTGAAGCCTGTGTACATCCCAATGCTAATCTTTCCTTTCCATACAGATAGTGGCCACAGGAATTTGTCGGACAGATGACCATGTATTGAAAGGTGCTTTCCCTAACATAGATTACCCAGTTATTGCTGGCCATGAAGGAGCTGGGATTATTGAGTGTGTTGGTCCAGAAGTAACATGTGTGAAACCAGGtatggagaaaaacagagttcaaaACTCAGGTGTGTGAGATGGTGAATGCTGAGTATTTAATAGCATCTTATATAGTCTATAGTTGACATACAGAAGAGGCCAATAGTTTATGGATTCACAATAAAGACCGCATGTTGCTGCATAATGATATGCTAAATGAAACATCAGAGTACAGTGCCTGGGTAGAGGTGGGAGGCAGGtaaggaagggagagaggaatcctgattattttggttttgttttttttttttttttttcctggagatgTCCCTAGAGTAAATCAATCTTTATCTATAAAGAGCCACCCTAGCAATGGAGATCAGTCTGATAAGGTAAATGTATGACTCaataaaataaagttaataaTTGTATATTAATATACACTCTGAGggcaaaaaatactttttttggtAGAGTGGTTTTACCTCTTTCTATCTAAGAAAATGCTGCTTGGAAATCCTTGACTGAGGAGCTGAACTGGACAGCTCAGAAGAATGGTAGCATGGGGGTTGATAGTGAGTCTGTTTGTTTGATTTAGGAAACTTTTAACACAAGCtttgtatttttgtgttttaGGGGACAAAGTTATCCCTCTTTGTGTTCCCCAGTGTGGAGAATGCAGCTGCTGTCTGAGTCCTAAGGCTAACTGTTGCCTGAAGAGCCAGTGAGTTTGCTTTAACTTCTGTTATCAGATTCTGAATCTTAGTGGTATTGACCATATCAAACCGGAGTTTCTCACCGTTCTTGGGCTCTCTGAACAGTCTCTGCGAATCACAGAACCTCATGCCAGATAAGACCAGCAGATTCTCCTGCAAAGGGAAGCAGATTCACCATTTCCTGTGGATCAGCACCTTCTCAGAATACACAGTTATGCCTGATTCTGCCATTGCAAGAATTgatgctgctgctcctctggATAAAGTCTGTCTATTTGGCTGTGCATTTTCCACTGGTTATGGAGCTGCCATCAATACTGCCAAGGGAAGTACTTGTGTGGTTTCAAGGACAAAATGGCATAATTGCCTTCATGAAGGAGTGGTCTCATCATtgcagcacctcctcctggtcaggTGTGGCAAATTGGCTCTCCCATTGCATTCTGGCACCACCTGCCGACAGCCATTCTGGTCCCTTTGGTGGTTCATCTCTTTCCATGactcggccctccagccaggtcacatttCAGTCCACACCCCATTCAGGGTACTACAACCCCAACTCCATATAAAACAATACCCAAAGTTCAGTCTCTTCAGCCCCTCTTTGGGGGTTTCTAAGACCCTCACCCAGGGTCTTTAGCATAGCTCACTCAAAGataacttcttgtcctacttaaCTCCAACACTTGACCAAACCCTGTTTTGGGCCCACTGCAGTGAGAATCACCATTCCCTGTAGCCTTTTTCTTTTGACTTTCCTTACCCAGGGTTTTCCTGCCTCTAATGGCCTTCCACAACACCCTCTGCTTCCTGGGCTTCCTTTCCAGGTCCCTCACCTGTCCTTCCTCATACCTGCTTGCTGGGGCTCACCCTGATGTCTGCAAAATTCTTTCTTGTCCTTATGTCAGTGTGCAGTCTCCCAAGCTTCCTCCTAGTTCAGGCCCTCTCGTTCTGGCTCCAGGCTTTTCTCTCAGCCTTTTGCCCAGGAGAAGATGCTCCCTTTTGGCTCTCCTCCCTGGCCTTGATATGACAGGGACACCGTTTGTATTTTAATTCTAACAGAATTCCCTGTGTTTATGGCTATGCAGGTGGAGCCTGGTTCTACCTGTGCCGTCTTTGGTTTGGGAGGAGTTGGCCTCTCCGTTGTCATGGGCTGTAAAGCTGCTGGAGCTTCCCGGATCATTGGGATTGATATCAACAAAGATAAATTTGGCAAGGCTAAAGAATTAGGAGTCACTGAATGCATCAACCCTCAGGACTTCACAAAGCCTATTCAGGAGGTGCTGGTTGAGATGACTGGCCATGGTGTGGACTATTCCTTTGAGGTCATTGGATGCACGGATACCCTGGTATGTGGTCTATTAGCACAAAATCTATTTAGGTTGACCCTGATCTAACACATCTGTTAATTTCCCATCCAGTGGCTGAATTCACTGTGCATGTCTGGCTGTGACATGTACCAAACATCACCAGAGAAATGTATGAACTGAACCATAAGTATCACTCaggtcaaaacatttcaattagtttttgacagaaaattgagcagacgtgggttgttttttttgttgtttttttttaattctgtgggaaattttgatttccccccccctcaaaaaatcaAATGCCCCCAAAACTATCCTATTTCAGatgcaaactgaaatattttaattcaaaatgaTGCCATGGTGCCTCCTGGGATTTGTAGTTGGGAGTCAGATacacccattctcctctataggaaGGCACCATCTTCCATGGTGCACCACTTTCTCACCtcctggttaggggaggggaacACTGAATGTGGCAAAAATGTGTCTCCTGCTCCAGGTTCTATCTAGTAGATGTGAAAGCTTCCTTCAGCTGGACTCCCTGATGCATAACTTCAGTATTTTTATGGTTTatcctcttttcttttttcttttcttttctttttttttttttttttttcttttttttttgcagtacaACGCTTTACGTTCTCATGTGGATTGTTATAGTTAAATGTCAGAACAGTTGACTCTTAAGGCATTTACCTAGATTCCTCCTCAGTTCCTCTGAGTGGTGTTCAACATACAGGTGAGCAAAGTCCTATAACACTTAGGCTCCTCTGCAAAGGCCCAAGCTTATTTTAGAAAACCTAAGAGCTCAGAATTAacctcctaaatccatattttttctttttagtatGTGCCTCTGGTGATCCACTATTGGATGTGTGCATGCCTGCACCATCTCTAATTTGAATTAGCAGTGTCTGCGGCGGGACTGCACCTGCACACATGAAGCCTCATGCACCAAAACAAGAGATGGAGCAACTGTGTCCACTGCTTCTAGTAGCTCTACTGATTTCTGACTTCCTTTTTGCTCTttcattttatttccagtttttatttttaatctccacTCTGCCCCATCTTCCCCTTTTTCTTCAAAACAGATTCTTTGGCCTTTCCTGTGACCTTACACTGGGCCATGCTAAAAGCTTCAGCTTTCAAATCCTGCCAGAGCTGCAATAAATATTTCT harbors:
- the LOC135878944 gene encoding alcohol dehydrogenase 1-like; translation: METSGKVIKCKAAVIWEAGNALSIEEVEVAPPKAHEVGVKIVATGICRTDDHVLKGAFPNIDYPVIAGHEGAGIIECVGPEVTCVKPGDKVIPLCVPQCGECSCCLSPKANCCLKSHLCESQNLMPDKTSRFSCKGKQIHHFLWISTFSEYTVMPDSAIARIDAAAPLDKVCLFGCAFSTGYGAAINTAKGSTCVEPGSTCAVFGLGGVGLSVVMGCKAAGASRIIGIDINKDKFGKAKELGVTECINPQDFTKPIQEVLVEMTGHGVDYSFEVIGCTDTLMAALLSCHLGYGTCVLVGEPPSGSQISFDPLLLFTGRQWKASLIGGWKLKDSLPKLVSDYMNKKCNPDALITHTLPFDKINEGFELLWAGKSIRSILLF